Proteins encoded in a region of the Gossypium hirsutum isolate 1008001.06 unplaced genomic scaffold, Gossypium_hirsutum_v2.1 scaffold_747, whole genome shotgun sequence genome:
- the LOC121227132 gene encoding LOW QUALITY PROTEIN: 50S ribosomal protein L2-A, chloroplastic-like (The sequence of the model RefSeq protein was modified relative to this genomic sequence to represent the inferred CDS: deleted 1 base in 1 codon; substituted 1 base at 1 genomic stop codon), giving the protein ISSSTSRKPYALEEACTVWEGVXLIDQKEESTSTDMPLGTAIHNIEITLGRGGQLARAAGAVAKLIAKEGKSATLKLPSGEVRLISKNCSATVGQVGNVGVNQKSLGRAGSKCWLGKRPVVRGVVMNPVDHPHGGGEGRAPIGRKKPATPWGYPALGRRSRKRNKYSDNLILRRRSK; this is encoded by the exons ATATCATCATCTACATCCAGAAAGCCGTATGCTTTGGAAGAAGCTTGTACAGTTTGGGAAGGGGTT TGATTGATCGATCAAAAAGAAGAATCTACTTCAACCGATATGCCCTTAGGCACGgccatacataacatagaaatcACACTTGGAAGGGGTGGACAATTAGCTAGAGCAGCGGGTGCTGTTGCGAAACTGATTGCAAAGGAGGGGAAATCGGCCACATTAAAATTACCTTCTGGGGAGGTCCGTTTGATATCCAAAAACTGCTCAGCAACAGTCGGACAGGTGGGGAATGTTGGGGTGAACCAGAAAAGTTTGGGTAGAGCCGGATCTAAATGTTGGCTAGGTAAGCGTCCTGTAGTAAGAGGAGTAGTTATGAACCCTGTAGACCATCCCCATGGGGGTGGTGAAGGGAGGGCTCCAATTGGTAGAAAAAAACCCGCAACCCCTTGGGGTTATCCTGCACTTGGAAGAAGAAGTagaaaaaggaataaatataGTGATAATTTGATTCTTCGTCGACGGAGTAAATAG